TCGAAGTAAAGCCGAATTTATGATCAGAAAATAGGCTAAAAACAGTCTCATATGCAGATAAACCGAAAGCGAGAACAAATACAATGATAAAGGCAATAAAGTAAACAGGATTAACAGACCTTTTTATATTGCTTATAAAGTTTGTTTGTTTTGCATTAGCAGAAATTTCTGCAAGCTGCTCCTTTGTTAGAGGCTCTTTTAAAATAAAGATGGATGAAATGCCTACGAAAAAGGCAAGGATAGCCGCAAAGAAGAAAGGTATGCGTACACCGTATTCTGCAATAAAGCCACCGATGCCAGGTCCTATAATAAAGCCAGTGCTAACAGCCGCGGAAATATAGCCCATCGCTTTTGCCCTTTCCTGAATGGATGTAATATCTGCAACATATGCAGTAACACCGGGCATAATAAAGGCAGCACTAGTTCCCCCTAGAATCCTTGATATATAAAACACCGACACATGCGTGCCTAAACCAAAGATAAGTTCCGAAATACCAAAAAGGAATACGCCGATTATGATGATTTTTTTTCTGCCGTAACGGTCAACCCAGCGTCCTGCAAGTGGTGACATAAGCAACTGGGCTAAAGCATATGCGGCTACAAGATAACCCATCGTTTTTCCTGATAAATGCATGATATTCAGGAAAGATGGCATAACAGGGACAATTAGACCAATTCCCAGAAAGGCAATAAAAATATTACTTAGAAGAATAATTAATACCGTCTTCTGTTCTTTTATTGGTTTCTTCATGTATCAGCACCTACTTTCCGTATCATTGATGTGAAATACCTCTCCAAAATACTTTCCAAGAGGATTCTAATTTATCCTTGAGCTGTTTCTCATCATTACCGTAAACAAGTTCCAACATAATGGAATCGACTACTCCCAGGAAGGCGAGGTTCGAGGTTTTTGCTTCATCTCCGTATATTACTTTAGCATCAATCCAATCCTCAAATTTTCTTTGCAGTACCGCCTGTACCTTATTCTCGGTATCTAAGACTTCCTTTTCGATTACTTTTGCAAGATGGACCGGTGGAAAAAAAGACATGCGCAGCCAAAACTTTAACTGCTCATTTTTTTGGAAAAGGTCGATTACCAATTGTAGAAATCCGTACAAATCCTTTTCGGGATTTTGCGAATCAATTTTACTGAAATATTGGAGTTTTGAAGACAGCTCAGTTTCTTTCGCATCACGCAGAACTTGCAGAAAAAGATCATCCTTTCCTTTGAAATGAGCGTAAATGGATTGCTTCTTCATACCCACTTCTTCAGCTATTTGAGAAAGGGATGCTCCTTCATAACCATGAATTGTGAAATACTTAAGAGCTGCTTCCTTGATTTCGTCGCTTTTCAAAATAGTCACCTCAGATTTTGACGAACGTTCGTCAGTTATTTTAGCAAAATAAAAAAATAAAAGCAAGCTGAAAATATATACTGGATCAGTTTTGACATTATATTAGTATTGCTATATAATAATGACTGATGACTGATAGTTATTCATTTTTGTGAGAAAGGTTCTTAACGACATGGCAAACATTTCTGTCGGGAAATACAATAAAATTTTACAAGCCGCCATTGAAGTCATTTCCGAAAAAAAATTTGATAAAACTTCCGTTTCAGATATCGTAAAGAAAGCGGGCATTGCACAAGGAACTTTTTATTTATATTTTTCATCAAAAAACGCTTTAATACCAGCCATTGCTGATAATCTTCTTACAATTACTTTCGAAGGAATTAAGGAAAAGATTCAAGGCAAAGAAAGCTTCTGGGATGTCTTGGAAGTTGTGATTGACGAAACCTTTAATATAACAGAGGCATACAAAAATATTATTGTCCTTTGTTATTCCGGTCTAGCTATAGATTATTCAATGGAGAAATGGGAAGCGATCTATCAGCCTTATTATCACTGGCTTGAGGATATATTAAATAAAGCCATTAAAAATAACGAGATAATCGGTGGCATTAATGTAAAATCGACAGCTAAAATCATCATAAATCTTGTTGAAAATGCTGCTGAACGATTTTATATAAGTCTTGAGCAAGTTGATAACTTGAAATTGTTTAAGGAGGAGATATTTAACTTTTTAAAAAGATCGTTATTTAGAGCATAAAGAAGTTATTGGATATTTTCCAATAGTTTTTTATTTTTATTAAAATGACTGACGTTCATTCGTTCTGGTTTTTGTTTTTTTGTCCTTCAAACGAATTTGTGCCCTAATAAGCCAATCTTCCAAACGATGTTGCTCAAATAGTTCAAACTCGTTAAATTAACCTGAAAATTACGAGTAAAGGATTAGATTCGTTCATGATATCTTTATATAGAAAAAGCATGTTAATTAGAGTATAATTAGTTTAAAATTTGTACCTATAAATTAAATAGGGAGATATAATTCAAATTCGTTATTATAAATGGAGGGATATCTATTGAAATTTCCACATGATTTTTTATTTGGGGCTGCTTCAGCTTCTTATCAAGTAGAGGGCGCATGGAATGAAGATGGAAAAGGCATTACGAATTGGGATGTTTTTTCAAAAATTCCCGGTAAAACATATAATCAGACAAATGGCGACGTGGCTATTGATCATTATCATCGGTATAAAGAAGATATCCGATTAATGGCTGAAATGGGCTTGGAATCTTATCGTTTTTCCATCTCGTGGGCACGGATTCTACCGGCTGGTGATGGAGAGATAAACGAAAAAGGAATAGATTTTTATAACAGAATCATCGATGAATGTTTAGAATATGGGATTGTTCCGTTTGTTACTTTGTACCATTGGGACTTGCCATTGACACTGGAAGAAGATGGCGGATGGACGAATAAGCGGACAGCAGAGGCGTTTGTAAAGTATGCAGAGATTTGTTTTAGAGCATTTGGAGACCGGGTGAAACATTGGATTACATTTAATGAGACCGTTATGTTTTGCGGGTTAGGGTATTTAAAAGGTGCCCATCCGCCAGGCATTCAAAATGATGTTCCAAAATATTTTCAAGCTACTCACTATGTGTTTTATGCACATGCGAAAGCAGTTAATTTGTACAAACAGTTAAAGCAATATGGAGAGATTGGCATAACACACGTTTTCTTGCCTGCATATAGCATAGATAATCAGCCGGATAACATTTTGGCGGAACGTCATGCTAATGAATATGAGACATTTTGGTTCTATGATCCGATTCTGAAAGGAGAGTATCCATCTTATGTTACACAGCAATTAAAAGAAAAGGGATGGATACCTAACTGGACGATTGAAGAGTTAGAGATGATCAAACAAAACGCCGGGAAAAACGATTTTATCGGTTTAAACTATTATCAACCCATACGAGTGGAACGATATTATAAGGATATTGAGAATGAGGAACATTCTAGAGAAACATCTACTCTTGCTCCAGGTAATCCTTCTTTTGACGGATTTTATCGAACAGTACGGATGAAAGACAAAACATATACAAAATGGGGATGGGAAATATCACCGGAAGGTTTTTTAAATGGCCTGCATATGTTAAAAGAGCGATATGGCAACATTAAAATGTATGTAACGGAAAACGGGCTTGGTGATGAAGATCCAATTATTGATGGAGAAATTGTAGATGTACCGCGAATTAAATATGTTGAAGAACATTTAAAAGTTATAAAGCGTGCTATCAAAGAAGGAATTCATCTAAAAGGATATTATGCATGGTCAGTTATTGATCTGTTAAGCTGGTTAAATGGTTACAAGAAGCAGTATGGTTTTATTTTTGTAGATCATGATAATAACTTAAAACGTAAAAAGAAGCTTTCGTTTCACTGGTATAAGCATATCATTGCAACGAGGGGGGAAGAGTTATAAAAGGAAAAAGGTAATTTTAGGAGACGGAATATGAACGTAAAGTATAAAAAAATTGCGGACAGTTTAGAGAAAGATATTCGCGAGGGAAAATTCAATGAGACAAAAAAGTTGCCGACGGAAGAAGAGTTAATGAGTATATTCCGAGTTAGCCGAAATACGATACGTAAAGTTGTGGGGCAGCTTGTCAATCGGGGTTACATTTTTCAGGTGCAAGGAAGCGGGATGTTTTTACGGGAAACACCCATAACAGATTATATTAATTTAGGAAGTCTGCGTGGTTTAACGAAAAATCTTGTTTCACAAAATATTGAAACAAAAGTATTAGAGTTACATGTAATAGAAGCCAATGAGGCATTAGCTGAACGGATGCAATGTCAGTTAAGAACGAAACTATATTTTGTGAAACGATTACGAATTGTAGACGGTAAATCATTTTCGATTGAAATAAGCTTCTTTAAAAAAGACGTTGTGCCATATTTAAATGAAGAAATCGCATTAAACTCCATATACAGTTATCTAATTGAAGACTTGCACCTCAACATCGGGTTTGCAGATAAAGTGATTAGTTGTGAAAAGATAGACAAAGAAAGTGCACAATTATTGGAAGTAAATGAACATGATCCGGCGCTTCTTATTGAAAATACAGTATACCTTGTAAATGGAACGATATTTGAGTTATCTCAATCCATGTTTCATTATCAGAAAACGAAGCTTTTAAATCGAATTAATTTTAAATAAAATGATACCGGGCCAGGAGCTATTTTTATGGTAAGTCCGGTCAATTGATTGATGCAAGTGGCGGATCTCATTTGTAAATTAACGGGTTCGGAAATCTGGTTGAAGAGCCGGGCTTTTTGAACCCGTTAATTAACGGCTATTGTGCTTCCGGACTCAACCTGGTGGCAGCCGCTATCATATTATGGAATGCAGCCTGGCTTGTAAGTTATTTCTTTATGCTGTAATCCTATCCAGAAAATGTTCAATCACAATAGAGGAGGTCCCCAATGCTGGTGCATTCTTTTTTTTGAATTATCTGGAGGGCATGACAAAAGTATATAAAGAAAATGAAAAAAAGGTAAAAGGGAATTGCCATCAGCTGTCCGGGAACAGTAGATGTAAATGCGGGGATGATTTATCACGGTGGTGCGTTACCGTATTTACACAAGCAAAACCTGGCAGGGCTATTACAAGATCAATGTAATATTCCTGTAACGATAGAAAATGATGCAAAAAGTGCAGCAATGTTTATCCAAATGTCGTTACATGTAAATTTCAAAATGATGCAAACTTATTTGGGGCATTGTATAACTTTTTTGAAATTCAGCAAGAAAATAGTTTAGTCGTATAGTCTGTGTTGATGTTTTTAGTATTCTAATGAACGTTTTTTTGAATTAAAAATTTTTGAGTGTCCGCCATCGCCGATATACTAGTACTGACATTCTCCATTCCTCGGGTATCTGCAAATTGAACAGTGGTGGAATAATTACCTTTTGCAAAATTAAAAAGCAAAATGGAGGGAGCGAAGTACCTCGGTCGGGGTAGATGAAGATATTTACTCCTGAATTGCTACCGTTCAACCAACAACTATCTAAGTATCTGGGTGAACGGTAAACATGTTACTATAAATAAGAAAACATATTACCATAAATAACTTTGTTTATATAGTATAATATAGATGTCCAAATAAAATATTCCAAAAAGGGGAGTGTTTGAATGCGAAAGGGTATTTTATCACTATTTCTAATAGCTAGTCTTAGTTTTACATTATCAACTTCCGTATTTGCGGAAAATAACTCTACGCCAGCAATGAAAAATTCTGCAGAAAGTTTACCTTCAAGTTATCTTTTGAAATATAAAGGTAAATTTCGATCTTTTGATCAAGTTTATGCCGCTTTCGGACAAGAAGTTAGACCAATGACAAATGCAGAGAAAGCTAAAGGTGAATATGCTTATAGTGTTCAAACTCCAGATGAATTAGCAGCTTTATTATCGCATATGAAAGATCAAAAAGAATTAGCAGAAAGTCAGGTTCAAACAGTTTATATGGATAAAGAAAGTAGAAGTTTAAACACTCTAACGAAAAGTTTAAACTCTCGAGAGAATATTAAAACAGAAACGTTTGAAGAGAACATTTATGATAATTATCTTTATTGGATTAAAGGATACGTAACAATTGATTATGTTCCACGGTCAGGGAAAATAACAAAAACTACCGCTAGAAGTGCTTTGTTAGGCGTTACATACGGCCATACATGGAAACCAGAGACTCCAAGAATTTCTGTACTATCCGATATAAAACGGCAAGTTATATTCGAAGGTGTGGTAACTACCAACATAGTTGCTGGTGGAATAGGTGAAGTTATATCAACTGACGTTAGTCATACAATGATTGTTCAAAGCGTCCCTACAATTGAAGGTCCAATTAAAAACTAGTAATCAGCTTCTAAAAGAGTTAATAAGTAAAACTAAAAGCCGCATCCTTAAAGGGGCTGCGTTCAAATCATTAGTAAGAGACTGCTTTCCTTACAATTTAGGAAAGCAGTCTCTTTAAGTATTGTATTATAGCAATCGGAATGTCTAAGTTAAAATTGAAGGCTAATCATACCTTTAGAGTAATTTATTGAATAAATGACGTATATTAGTAAAATAAAGAAAACTTAATATAAAAATATATTGAATACTATCTTATTCTGCTATATACTTGATTTGCCAAAAAAAAGGAGGTACATATAAAATGAAAAAATTTATTAAACATGCAATCCTAGCTTCCGTATGTGCTGCAGGTATTGCAGGTCTGGGCGTATCGGATGCAAAAGCAGCAGGCAATATTGAGGACACGTACTATTGTTTAGGCTTCGATGTTCCCGGATATACGGATTCATCTTTTGTAAGACCGGCGAGGGAAAAAACCGATGCTACTTCTGTTTATGTGAAAGGGCATAAAGCAGATAATGCTCGGGTGTGGTATGCAACAACATACGTAAATCCTAAAAAATTTAGTTCGGATGATCCGAGAACCTATGTATCAGCCGTGTTACCGGGAAAGAAAGGATTAAAAATTAGACCTGATGGATCTGGTAATTATTTATTAAATAATGCCTACGAACGTTTCGGAAACAGTCAGATTACGATTAGAGGTTTTAAGGACGAAATCTATTCTACATATAACGTATGGTTTTGGTGGAGTCCGGATTCAATCTAATTACATAATTACATAGAGCAGCAATCTTCCTTTTGGGAATTGCTGCTCCTTGTCTGGAGTGAAAATCATGATTCAGTTGCTAAAAGTAGAGTGGGCCAAAGCTTTCTGGAATAAACATTTTTTCGGCGCCTTGTTCGTGGGGATTGCGATGTCCTGCATCCATATTGTCACCAGCATTCTCCCCAATCTGCCTGTCCCTTTAGAACTTTCCCAACTAGATACCCCGTATAATCTATGGATGGGTATTGACGGTATGAATGCGATGCACTTTTCCTTTTACTTCATTCTTCCGCTGCTTGTTGCTATCCCCTATTCGGATTCGTTATGGCTGGACAGAAAGAACGGATATATGAAAGTCAGCATCATCCGCACGACCAGAAGGAAATATTATTCGAGTAAATTTGTTATTTGTTTTATCATGGGGTTTTTGGTCGTGATGTGTACACTGATGTTTGATTTCATGGCAGCGTCTATGTTATTGCCCAGCGCGTTACCCCCCATCCTTCTTTCGGACCTTATTATTATTTGCAAACTTTGGAATATTTTGTAGGGGTTTATTATACTAGCCCTCTGTTATTCGTTATGATGTATACAGGGATCGCTTCGCTTTATGGAGCTATTTTCTCCTGTTTCTGTTTTTCCCTTTCTTTCCTGGTGAATAACAAGTTTGTCATACTTTCAGGTGCGTTCATCCTGATGCTGTTCCTGTATGGCATCCAAGTGCCCGATCCATTTATACCTGTTCAAATTATAAAGGCCCATACATCGGTAAGGATCTCCGATATACCTCTATATTGGACAGTAGATGGTCTCGTTTTATTAGGGTTGACTATAGCTATAACCATATGGGGGGCAAGGAAAAAAGATGTTCTCCAATAACGACTTACTTGAAAAGGAAATCAAGACAAAGATTTCAGTTTCCTTAATTGCTGTGTTGGCCGTTCTTTTCTATATGATTTCTTACCATACGCTTCATACAGTCCCAACCTTGCATTATTTAGATTTATTTGTTCCCATTACAGGCCTTACCAATCTGTATTTTATTACACCTATTGCTCTGTTTTCCTACTTATATGGGTTAGGATTCATGGAGGATCCTTACAGGGTAATCAGATTCGCATCCAGAAAAAAACTGTTTAAAAAACGGTTCCGCTTTATGTTGTTTATTAGCATCACAGTTTCGGCAGCCATAATAGGAACGGCATTTGTATCCGCTATATTATTTAATAAAGGTCTAAATACCTGGACGACTACCGAAAGTCTAATCTATCAAGTCGCGGTTAATTTAGATATGGAAAGTACCTGGGCAAACAACCTGTTTTTGTACCAATCCTATTTGGTCACCCTAATACGATTTATGCTTTACAGCTTAGGGATTTCCATTGTTTTATTATTGGCAGACATGATCTACTTGATCAGCAAGACCAAATGGGTATCGTTTGTATCCGTGATGTCTTTGCTTTTTCTAGAATATCTTATGGAAAGAAATGAGCTGGATGTCCATATTTTTAGCCGATATATTTTTTGGTCAACGGATACTTGGCTGGAGCCTGCAACAATGGGACTTTATGCAAGCTATATCCTAGTTTTATTTGTTGTCTTCTATTTTATCAATCAATCGATGTACTTGCGGTTCAATTATTTCTCTGTAGGGAAGAGGGAGGGAGAATGAGGAAATTTCTGATCCTCTTGAAAAGGGATTTTCTATTCGGGCTTGAGGAAAATAAAGGGAAACTATTGGTAATCTTTATTTTGATGATCATTATGATCAAAGTAAACTCTTCAAGTTTAAGTCCCTCCAATATAGGGGATATCGTGTTGGGATTACTGGAAGGGTACGATAAAACGAAAGACGAGGTTTTCCATATTCCCGCATCCTGGATATGTTTTCATTTGTCAGCTGTGTATATCGTTAGTCATTATACAGCGGATGATTTGCATGATCATGGTCCCTATATATTAACCAGAACGAATAATAAAAGCACATGGTGGCTGAGCAAGAGCGTATGGATCGTCATGAACGTTACCCTATACTATCTTCTGTTTGTGATGATCGTTTTGGTCTGGGGATTCGTAACCCGAACGTTATCTTATAGCTGGAGTGAAAACTCCCTGCAACGGTTGCCCCAATCTGTAACCGATGCATCATTAGCCATAGTATTGATGAAAACCATAATCATTTCGTTTTTCTTCACCCTGATGTGCTGTCTCCTCCAACAGACATTAAGTATGCTAATCAAACCCATTTATGGCTTCATTACAGTGGCAGCTTTAGTGGCCATCTCTTCTTTTGTAGATCAAATCGGGTCTCCGGGAAACTATGGGATGATCGCCAGGACGGAATTATTTCGAAATGAAGAGGGGACGATGCTCTCGCAATGTTTCATGGTTAACGGAACCATCGCCGCAGTTTCGTTCATAGCCGGTCTTTTATATATACTAAAGAAAGATGTCCTGTCGGCACAGGATTAAAGGAGAATATGAATGAGTGTATACGCTAAAATGATAAAGGTGAATAAGACTATACAAGGGCAGCGCGTTTTATGTGATATCAATTTGGAGTTTCATCAAGGAAGAATATATGGCCTTCAAGGAAAGAATGGTTCCGGCAAAACGATGCTTTTAAGAGCGTTATGCGGATTAATTATTCCGAATACCGGAGAGGTCATCGTGAATAATCAAACATTAAATGCCAAACATTCTTTCCCTGAAAGTGTAGGCATCTTGATCGAATATCCGGGTTTTTTGCCTCAATATACAGGATTTAGAAATCTTCAGTTGTTGGCGTCCATTAGGAAACAAATTACTGATGATCAAATTCGCGAGTCCTTATTATGGGTGGGGCTTCAACCGGAAGATAAAAGGAAATATAAGAAGTATTCACTGGGTATGAAACAAAGGCTGGGCATTGCCCAGGCCATTATGGAAGATCCTGAACTGCTTTTGCTGGACGAGCCGACGAATGCTTTGGATTCTGACGCCGTTGAGAGCATGAGGGAGTTATTATTGAATTTGAAGAATAAAGGAAAAACCATTATTGTGGCAAGTCATGATAGGGAAGAAATCGATTATTTGGCCGACGAGAAAATTATTTTAGAGAATGGCAGGGTCACTTCCATTGAGGTGATCTCATGATACATGTCAGCAGAAAAACAGGCGAATCCTGATTGCTTTTTTTATGCTTCTCTTCCTAATTGCTTTTGTAATAAGCTATTATTCTGTAAATAAACCGGTGCTGGATAATACGATAAAGAAAGATTACAAAATGAGTGAAAAGGGAGTTACCTTACAAAGTTATGATAGGGAAATCCATGTAAAGCCCTATCAAATCAATGAGGAATTAACGGAACTGGCGCAGTCGGAAGACCCTGATTTTGTTGTCATTGATGTACCGGTAGAAATAAAAAATACGTCCGAAAAAGAGATCAGACCTTTTGTAGAGGGATTTACTGTTACTTCATTTTCGAATATAGGTTTTTCCACATACTCCAATTTGAGTTTGGACGATATGATGTCCGAAAATATTGGAGATTTTCAGGGAAATATTTTACCCGGGAAAAGCATGAAAGGGGTGCTGAATTTTAGACTGGATTCCAGAATTATCAATAGCGATAAGTTGGCTCTGGTCCCTTGGATTCCCTACGATCAACATGTAACGAAATTGTATGAACAGAAAATTTATCTAAATGTGGACGATCAGGGAAAGAAAAGGGTAAACGATATGGACAAAATTAAGGAATTAAGCCAAAAGGGCCAACAGAAAAAAAACATTATTTCAGAACCTATCGAAACTGCCTTGGCATTTGAAAATGCCAGAATTAGAAATGACGGGGAAACGATGTATAAGATGCTTATGGATAAATCAGAAAAAGATAAATTTAAGATTGACCGGGGAA
This Paenibacillus larvae subsp. larvae DNA region includes the following protein-coding sequences:
- a CDS encoding MFS transporter produces the protein MKKPIKEQKTVLIILLSNIFIAFLGIGLIVPVMPSFLNIMHLSGKTMGYLVAAYALAQLLMSPLAGRWVDRYGRKKIIIIGVFLFGISELIFGLGTHVSVFYISRILGGTSAAFIMPGVTAYVADITSIQERAKAMGYISAAVSTGFIIGPGIGGFIAEYGVRIPFFFAAILAFFVGISSIFILKEPLTKEQLAEISANAKQTNFISNIKRSVNPVYFIAFIIVFVLAFGLSAYETVFSLFSDHKFGFTSKDIAVIITISATFGVIMQIFMFGKMVNKLGEKKLIQLCLITGAILAIASTVVSSFLSMLAVTCFIFLAFDLLRPALTTFLSKAAGKEQGFIAGMNSTYTSLGNILGPAIGGILFDVNIHYPYLFAAVIMVIGLGITVMWKEKQFAESLSE
- a CDS encoding TetR/AcrR family transcriptional regulator, giving the protein MKSDEIKEAALKYFTIHGYEGASLSQIAEEVGMKKQSIYAHFKGKDDLFLQVLRDAKETELSSKLQYFSKIDSQNPEKDLYGFLQLVIDLFQKNEQLKFWLRMSFFPPVHLAKVIEKEVLDTENKVQAVLQRKFEDWIDAKVIYGDEAKTSNLAFLGVVDSIMLELVYGNDEKQLKDKLESSWKVFWRGISHQ
- a CDS encoding TetR family transcriptional regulator, encoding MANISVGKYNKILQAAIEVISEKKFDKTSVSDIVKKAGIAQGTFYLYFSSKNALIPAIADNLLTITFEGIKEKIQGKESFWDVLEVVIDETFNITEAYKNIIVLCYSGLAIDYSMEKWEAIYQPYYHWLEDILNKAIKNNEIIGGINVKSTAKIIINLVENAAERFYISLEQVDNLKLFKEEIFNFLKRSLFRA
- a CDS encoding glycoside hydrolase family 1 protein yields the protein MKFPHDFLFGAASASYQVEGAWNEDGKGITNWDVFSKIPGKTYNQTNGDVAIDHYHRYKEDIRLMAEMGLESYRFSISWARILPAGDGEINEKGIDFYNRIIDECLEYGIVPFVTLYHWDLPLTLEEDGGWTNKRTAEAFVKYAEICFRAFGDRVKHWITFNETVMFCGLGYLKGAHPPGIQNDVPKYFQATHYVFYAHAKAVNLYKQLKQYGEIGITHVFLPAYSIDNQPDNILAERHANEYETFWFYDPILKGEYPSYVTQQLKEKGWIPNWTIEELEMIKQNAGKNDFIGLNYYQPIRVERYYKDIENEEHSRETSTLAPGNPSFDGFYRTVRMKDKTYTKWGWEISPEGFLNGLHMLKERYGNIKMYVTENGLGDEDPIIDGEIVDVPRIKYVEEHLKVIKRAIKEGIHLKGYYAWSVIDLLSWLNGYKKQYGFIFVDHDNNLKRKKKLSFHWYKHIIATRGEEL
- a CDS encoding GntR family transcriptional regulator, which encodes MNVKYKKIADSLEKDIREGKFNETKKLPTEEELMSIFRVSRNTIRKVVGQLVNRGYIFQVQGSGMFLRETPITDYINLGSLRGLTKNLVSQNIETKVLELHVIEANEALAERMQCQLRTKLYFVKRLRIVDGKSFSIEISFFKKDVVPYLNEEIALNSIYSYLIEDLHLNIGFADKVISCEKIDKESAQLLEVNEHDPALLIENTVYLVNGTIFELSQSMFHYQKTKLLNRINFK
- a CDS encoding ATP-binding cassette domain-containing protein, producing the protein MSVYAKMIKVNKTIQGQRVLCDINLEFHQGRIYGLQGKNGSGKTMLLRALCGLIIPNTGEVIVNNQTLNAKHSFPESVGILIEYPGFLPQYTGFRNLQLLASIRKQITDDQIRESLLWVGLQPEDKRKYKKYSLGMKQRLGIAQAIMEDPELLLLDEPTNALDSDAVESMRELLLNLKNKGKTIIVASHDREEIDYLADEKIILENGRVTSIEVIS